CGTCGTAACGGCCCAGTTCGATGTCCGTGCCGTCGAGGACGGCGCCGTCGTCGAGCGCGAGGGCGAGCACCGCGCCGCCGTCCGGCGGGATCAGCCGGACGGTGCCGCGGACGACCGCGGTCGCCACCGGCGGACGGTCCCTGCGGTACATGACGTTGAGGTTCACGACCGGTCCGCCGAGGAGGCTGCCGAAGGTCTCCAGGTCGCCGGGGAAGTCGTACGGCCAGTACGGCTCGTCGACGATGTGGTGCTCACCGCCGACCAGCAGGTCCATCCCCTCGCCCTCGACCACGGTCAGGGTGCGGTCGATGCCCGGGAACGCGGAGAACGGCCCGTCCGCGGCCACGTCCGCCAGGCTGATCCGCCAGTCGAAGGCGTCCGGTGCGGCGCCCTCGGGCCACACGGCGATCTCCCGGGTGACTCCCCCTCCGTTCTTCCACGGCACCGGTGTGCGCCCGGCCGCCCTCAGTACACGCGGCGTCATCGGACGATCTCCTGCGCCGTGGCAGCCGCCAGCCAGTGCGGGAACTCGGCGACCAGCCGGTCGTACAGCTCGGCGTCGGGAACCTGCCGGGGCTCGGCACCGGCGTGGAAGAAGCCGGCGTTGTCGAGGGGACGCTTGGCGGGTACGGCCAGGTCGTCGAGCTTGTGCAGGAAGTCGAACTGCGAGCTCCGCTTGTTGCCGAAGCCGACGAACTGCCAGAACAGCGGCAGCTTCGCGGCCTTGCACAGATAGCGTTCCGCCGCGTGCTTGCTGATCGGGCCGCCGTCCGTCTGGAACACGACGAGCGCGGGCGCCGTCGAGCCGCTGTCGAGGTAGTGGTCGATGACGGCGTCCATGGCCAGGTGGTAGCTGGTCTTCCCCATGTGCCCGAGGCCCGCCACGATCCTGTCGATCCGCCCGCGGTGATCGTCCAGCGCGATGTCCGTGACCGCGTCGATGTCCGTGGAGAAGAACACGACGGGGACGCGGCCGTCGTCGTCGAGGTGGGCCGACAGGCCCAGCACCCGGTCGGCCAGCGCCTGGACGCTGCCGTCCTTGTAGTAGTCCTTCATCGAACCGGAGTAGTCGAGGACCAGATAGACCGCTGCGCGCAGGCCCGTCATCCCGTGCTTCTCCAGGGAGACCCTGGCGCTCTTGTACGGGCCGACGAGCGCGGGCGCCGTCTCCTCGACCTTGCGGAGGCTGATGGCCGGGCCTGGGGCCGCGGGCGAGCCGGTCATGACGGTCTCCGTTCTGCGGTCTGCCGACTCCCGAGGGTAGGCCACCGCCGGGTACCCGGACCCATGACCGTCGGCAGCGTTCGCTATCTTGATCGCCGCCGTCCCCACCGGCCCCTTTCCTGTCAGTCGACCCATGAAGGAGCCGGCCATGGAGGCCGCCGCCACCCGGTGCTACCGCCACCCGTCGTACGAGACGTACGTGCGCTGCACCCGCTGCGACCGCTACATCTGCCCCGACTGCATGCGTGAGGCCGCGGTCGGCCATCACTGCGTGGAGTGCGTGAAGGAGGGGCAGCGTTCCGTCCGGCAGGCCCGCAGGATCTTCGGTGGCACGGCGTCCATGGCGACGGCGCCCGTCGTGACGTACGTCCTGATGGCGCTGAACGTCCTCGCGTACATAGCCGAGGTGGCCCTGCCCTCGGTGGTCGACCGGTTCGCGGTGCTCGGCGCCCTGCTGGTCGACGCACAGGGCGAGCACTACTACTACGAGGGCGGCGTCTTCGCCGGGTACGAGCTGAGCGGGATCG
The Streptomyces sp. NBC_00234 DNA segment above includes these coding regions:
- a CDS encoding VWA domain-containing protein, with translation MTGSPAAPGPAISLRKVEETAPALVGPYKSARVSLEKHGMTGLRAAVYLVLDYSGSMKDYYKDGSVQALADRVLGLSAHLDDDGRVPVVFFSTDIDAVTDIALDDHRGRIDRIVAGLGHMGKTSYHLAMDAVIDHYLDSGSTAPALVVFQTDGGPISKHAAERYLCKAAKLPLFWQFVGFGNKRSSQFDFLHKLDDLAVPAKRPLDNAGFFHAGAEPRQVPDAELYDRLVAEFPHWLAAATAQEIVR
- a CDS encoding HutD/Ves family protein; this translates as MTPRVLRAAGRTPVPWKNGGGVTREIAVWPEGAAPDAFDWRISLADVAADGPFSAFPGIDRTLTVVEGEGMDLLVGGEHHIVDEPYWPYDFPGDLETFGSLLGGPVVNLNVMYRRDRPPVATAVVRGTVRLIPPDGGAVLALALDDGAVLDGTDIELGRYDAVLATGDSPGVLRTLGSAVVVTLPGR